The following proteins are co-located in the Melanotaenia boesemani isolate fMelBoe1 chromosome 5, fMelBoe1.pri, whole genome shotgun sequence genome:
- the txn gene encoding thioredoxin, with amino-acid sequence MVREVQDLDDFKAILAGAGDKLVVVDFTATWCGPCKQIAPEFVKLSEDPENKNVIFLKVDVDEAEDVSGHCQINCMPTFHFYKNGQKVAEFSGANLATLKEKVTTLR; translated from the exons ATGGTTCGCGAAGTGCAAGATTTG GATGATTTCAAAGCTATCCTTGCAGGAGCAGGAGACaagctggtggtggtggacttcaCAGCTACCTGGTGTGGCCCCTGCAAACAGATTGCACCTGAGTTTGTT AAACTGTCAGAAGATCCTGAAAACAAGAATGTAATTTTcctgaaggtggatgtggacGAAGCTGAG GATGTGAGCGGGCACTGCCAAATTAACTGCATGCCCACATTTCACTTCTACAAGAACGGTCAGAAG GTGGCTGAGTTCTCTGGTGCCAACTTGGcaacactgaaagaaaaagtaacaaCTCTGAGATAG
- the LOC121640753 gene encoding prostaglandin reductase 1-like, translated as MVQAKSWILAKHFDGFPKDSDFKLVVEELPEPKDGEVLLEAAFLSVDPYMRPFSRVRMKEGDVMIGTQVSKVIQSKNPAFPVGRHVVSHCGWRSHAVSDGTDLIPIMPNWPQDVSLSLALGTIGMPGLTALYGIEEVLGLQKGETLLVNAAAGAVGSVVGQIAKIKGCKVVGSAGSDAKVAYLKDLGFDEAFNYKTVSSLEEALRKASPDGYDCFFENVGGLFSSVALQQMKNLGRIAVCGSISTYNDGTPQTGPFPHLTMIFKQLKMEGFMQSRWEHKHPESLKRLMAWLKEGKLHYREHITKGFENMPAAFMGMLQGENIGKAIVAV; from the exons ATGGTCCAGGCTAAGTCGTGGATTCTGGCAAAACACTTTGATGGCTTCCCAAAGGACAGCGACTTTAAGCTTGTGGTGGAGGAGCTCCCCGAACCCAAAGATGGAG AGGTGCTTTTGGAAGCCGCTTTTCTCAGTGTGGATCCATACATGAG GCCGTTCAGCAGGGTCCGTATGAAAGAAGGAGACGTCATGATTGGAACTCAAGTGTCAAA AGTTATCCAAAGCAAAAACCCAGCATTTCCTGTTGGAAGGCACGTTGTAAGTCATTGTGGTTGGAGGAGCCACGCTGTCTCTGATGGGACTGACCTCATCCCCATCATGCCCAACTGGCCTCAAGATGTGTCATTGTCACTGGCTCTGGGAACAATTGGCATGCCAGG ACTGACAGCTCTGTATGGGATAGAGGAAGTTTTGGGATTGCAGAAAGGTGAGACCCTGCTGGTGAATGCTGCAGCTGGAGCAGTGGGCTCTGTGGTGGGACAGATTGCCAAGATCAAGGGCTGTAAGGTGGTGGGCTCAGCAGGATCTGATGCTAAAGTGGCTTACCTCAAAGACCTGGGATTTGACGAGGCCTTCAACTATAAAACTGTCAGCTCCCTGGAAGAAGCGCTGAGGAAGGCCTCTCCTGATGGATATGACTGTTTCTTTGAAAAT GTTGGAGGTCTTTTTTCAAGTGTTGCTTTACAACAGATGAAGAACCTTGGAAGAATAGCCGTGTGTGGAAGTATCTCCACATACAATGATGGTACACCCCAGACAG GACCCTTTCCACATTTGACTATGATCTTTAAGCAGCTTAAGATGGAGGGTTTCATGCAAAGCAGATGGGAACACAAACATCCTGAAAGCCTAAAGAGACTGATGGCATGGTTGAAAGAG GGGAAACTGCACTATCGAGAGCACATCACAAAAGGCTTTGAAAACATGCCAGCTGCTTTTATGGGGATGCTGCAGGGAGAAAACATCGGCAAGGCCATTGTAGCAGTCTGA
- the LOC121640754 gene encoding prostaglandin reductase 1-like has protein sequence MVKAKSWILAKHFDGPPKNTDFKLLEEELPKPKDGEVLLEAVFLSVDPYMRPFSVLYMKEGDVMIGTQVAKVIQSQNPAFPVGSYVVSNCGWRTHTVCNGKDLIPIISGWPQDVSLSLALGSIGMPGLTAVYGIEEVLGLQKGETLLVNAAAGAVGSVVGQIAKIKGCKVVGSAGSDAKVAYLKDLGFDEAFNYKTVSSLEEALRKASPDGYDCFFENVGGLFSTVALQQMKNFGRIAVCGGISTYNDGTHQTGPYPLVTINWKQLKIEGFMQSRWEHKHTESLHRLMAWLKEGKLQCREHITEGFENMPAAFMGMLQGENIGKAIVAV, from the exons ATGGTCAAAGCAAAGTCATGGATCCTGGCCAAGCATTTTGATGGCCCCCCAAAGAATACAGACTTCAAGCTCCTGGAGGAGGAGCTCCCTAAGCCCAAAGATGGAG agGTGCTTTTGGAAGCGGTTTTTCTTAGTGTGGATCCATATATGAG GCCATTCAGCGTCCTTTACATGAAGGAGGGAGACGTGATGATTGGAACTCAAGTGGCAAA AGTTATCCAAAGTCAAAATCCAGCATTTCCTGTTGGAAGCTACGTTGTGAGTAATTGTGGTTGGAGAACACACACAGTATGCAATGGGAAGGACCTCATTCCCATCATTTCTGGTTGGCCTCAAGACGTCTCATTGTCACTGGCTCTGGGATCCATCGGCATGCCAGG ACTGACAGCTGTGTATGGGATAGAGGAAGTTTTGGGATTGCAGAAAGGTGAGACCCTGCTGGTGAATGCTGCAGCTGGAGCAGTGGGCTCTGTGGTGGGACAGATTGCCAAGATCAAGGGCTGTAAGGTGGTGGGCTCAGCGGGATCTGATGCTAAAGTGGCTTACCTCAAAGACCTGGGATTTGACGAGGCCTTCAACTATAAAACTGTCAGCTCCCTGGAAGAAGCACTGAGGAAGGCCTCTCCTGATGGATATGACTGTTTCTTTGAAAAT GTTGGAGGTCTTTTTTCAACTGTTGCTTTACAACAGATGAAGAACTTTGGAAGAATAGCCGTGTGTGGAGGTATCTCCACATACAATGATGGTACACACCAGACAG GGCCTTACCCTCTGGTGACCATAAACTGGAAGCAGCTTAAGATAGAAGGTTTCATGCAAAGCAGATGGGAACACAAACATACTGAAAGCTTGCACAGACTGATGGCATGGCTGAAAGAG GGGAAACTGCAGTGTCGAGAGCACATCACAGAAGGCTTTGAAAACATGCCAGCTGCTTTTATGGGGATGCTGCAGGGAGAAAACATCGGCAAGGCCATTGTAGCAGTCTGA
- the haus3 gene encoding HAUS augmin-like complex subunit 3 isoform X2, which yields MLDGAQFVEALGRLGFPGASSLKASEFDWLFDCAPENLHFLRFVCRTLNRSNVLTTEEALAFQELKKSGKPILDEAALGEVLKTLGPSDGSSGNILESFSSSSCVFASEGDLALEDLETELQALCKEKELKQQRYNKLQVVATSRADVDLKLTVELDSAAFKLKEANASVGAENADTNTMLQNLTDEVRKLESYLPQPEVKQKGDPVVQSKASTSQRSNVLLSQLSLDPYLHQEELNTKTLATFTQKHFFQGISGIVETSCSEHFQVLDLSSCEDEELKKNEHEGREREDCVIERRRTEMARLQWSHIVAQHQLMQAMAEEKSVEAALDWLSEKACHTKSISTSSSLHVREVVSKKELQAVEAELEALLHGPVPAALRESARLLNVPVVRGDLALQVARQDYYTSIQDQVRDYLLRQKASFDLVLLAQEMELRRWKTCQKQLREVACRLVKEGEAATIRTASLAHPDLAINPRPNPIISSKDAAFSRLLHILDHDSDHGRSEPFRTFEALDQAARDLANNLQSTRDSLAVASREQRYTAARLYGDCEALHRAMYTELQQLVLGPQELTLKLVEVESQLQNLQQTMQEILGEVKAKLSQLERNALLRRERELYVYFHLDARLLQKMVEDLEGKMAKRGQQ from the exons ATGTTAGACGGTGCCCAGTTTGTGGAGGCTCTGGGCCGTCTGGGTTTTCCTGGTGCATCTTCACTGAAGGCCTCGGAGTTTGATTGGCTGTTTGATTGTGCTCCGGAGAACCTACACTTCTTGCGCTTTGTCTGTCGAACCCTCAACCGGAGCAATGTCCTCACCACAGAGGAGGCCCTTGCGTTTCAGGAACTTAAGAAGTCTGGGAAACCAATTCTGGATGAAGCAGCCTTGGGTGAGGTCCTCAAAACCCTTGGACCTTCAGATGGGAGCAGTGGAAACATTTTGGaatccttttcttcttcatcctgtGTGTTTGCATCAGAGGGGGATTTGGCCTTAGAGGATTTGGAGACAGAGCTGCAGGCACtgtgcaaagaaaaagaactgaagCAACAGCGCTACAACAAGTTGCAGGTTGTGGCCACATCTCGTGCAGATGTTGATCTAAAGCTGACTGTTGAGCTAGACAGTGCTGCATTTAAGCTAAAAGAAGCAAATGCTTCTGTTGGAGCTGAGAATGCTGACACCAACACAATGCTTCAAAACCTAACTGATGAGGTGCGTAAGCTTGAGTCATATCTTCCCCAGCCAGAAGTTAAGCAAAAAGGAGACCCTGTAGTTCAGTCAAAAGCCTCTACTTCCCAGAGGTCCAATGTCCTCCTCTCTCAGCTGTCCTTGGATCCCTATCTGCATCAGGAGGAGCTCAACACTAAAACACTTGCAACTTTCACACAAAAGCATTTTTTCCAGGGCATTTCAGGCATTGTTGAAACATCCTGCTCTGAGCATTTCCAGGTTCTTGACCTCAGTTCTTGTGAAGATGAAGAGTTGAAAAAGAATGAGCATGAGGGTAGAGAAAGGGAGGACTGTGTAATTGAGCGTaggaggacagagatggctagaCTTCAGTGGTCACACATTGTGGCTCAGCATCAACTGATGCAGGCAATGGCAGAAGAGAAAAGTGTTGAGGCTGCACTGGACTGGCTCTCAGAAAAGGCTTGTCATACTAAG AGCATTTCCACTTCCTCCTCACTGCATGTTCGTGAAGTTGTGTCCAAAAAGGAGTTGCAGGCTGTTGAGGCTGAGCTGGAAGCCCTGCTTCATGGACCAGTACCTGCAGCTCTCAGGGAGTCAGCCAGGCTCCTTAATGTTCCAGTAGTGAGGGGAGACTTGGCTCTGCAAGTGGCCAGGCAAGACTACTACACTTCCATACAGGACCAG GTACGCGACTACTTACTCCGTCAGAAAGCATCCTTTGACCTGGTCCTTCTGGCTCAGGAGATGGAGTTGAGGAGATGGAAAACGTGTCAGAAGCAGCTGAGAGAAGTTGCTTGCAGACTGGTGAAGGAAGGTGAAGCGGCAACTATAAGAACTGCGTCTTTGGCACACCCAGACCTAGCAATCAACCCGAGGCCCAACCCCATCATCAGCTCCAAGGATGCTGCATTCAGCAG ACTGCTCCACATCCTTGACCATGATTCTGATCATGGTAGATCAGAGCCTTTTCGAACATTTGAGGCACTGGATCAGGCTGCCCGCGATCTGGCAAACAACCTCCAGTCCACCCGGGATTCGCTAGCTGTTGCCTCCCGTGAGCAGCGCTACACTGCAGCACGTCTTTATGGTGACTGTGAAGCACTCCACAGGGCCATGTACACAGAGCTCCAGCAGCTGGTCTTAGGGCCGCAG GAGCTGACGCTGAAGCTCGTAGAGGTAGAGTCTCAGCTGCAGAATCTGCAACAAACAATGCAAGAAATTCTTGGAGAAGTCAAAGCCAAGCTCTCTCAACTAGAGCGTAATGCTCTTCTAAGGCGGGAGAGGGAATTATATGTCTACTTCCACTTGGATGCCCGGCTGCTGCAGAAAATGGTGGAAGATCTGGAAGGCAAAATGGCCAAGAGGGGGCAGCAGTAA
- the haus3 gene encoding HAUS augmin-like complex subunit 3 isoform X1, translating into MLDGAQFVEALGRLGFPGASSLKASEFDWLFDCAPENLHFLRFVCRTLNRSNVLTTEEALAFQELKKSGKPILDEAALGEVLKTLGPSDGSSGNILESFSSSSCVFASEGDLALEDLETELQALCKEKELKQQRYNKLQVVATSRADVDLKLTVELDSAAFKLKEANASVGAENADTNTMLQNLTDEVRKLESYLPQPEVKQKGDPVVQSKASTSQRSNVLLSQLSLDPYLHQEELNTKTLATFTQKHFFQGISGIVETSCSEHFQVLDLSSCEDEELKKNEHEGREREDCVIERRRTEMARLQWSHIVAQHQLMQAMAEEKSVEAALDWLSEKACHTKSISTSSSLHVREVVSKKELQAVEAELEALLHGPVPAALRESARLLNVPVVRGDLALQVARQDYYTSIQDQVRDYLLRQKASFDLVLLAQEMELRRWKTCQKQLREVACRLVKEGEAATIRTASLAHPDLAINPRPNPIISSKDAAFSRLLHILDHDSDHGRSEPFRTFEALDQAARDLANNLQSTRDSLAVASREQRYTAARLYGDCEALHRAMYTELQQLVLGPQVCPTAITDQELLCPNAQELTLKLVEVESQLQNLQQTMQEILGEVKAKLSQLERNALLRRERELYVYFHLDARLLQKMVEDLEGKMAKRGQQ; encoded by the exons ATGTTAGACGGTGCCCAGTTTGTGGAGGCTCTGGGCCGTCTGGGTTTTCCTGGTGCATCTTCACTGAAGGCCTCGGAGTTTGATTGGCTGTTTGATTGTGCTCCGGAGAACCTACACTTCTTGCGCTTTGTCTGTCGAACCCTCAACCGGAGCAATGTCCTCACCACAGAGGAGGCCCTTGCGTTTCAGGAACTTAAGAAGTCTGGGAAACCAATTCTGGATGAAGCAGCCTTGGGTGAGGTCCTCAAAACCCTTGGACCTTCAGATGGGAGCAGTGGAAACATTTTGGaatccttttcttcttcatcctgtGTGTTTGCATCAGAGGGGGATTTGGCCTTAGAGGATTTGGAGACAGAGCTGCAGGCACtgtgcaaagaaaaagaactgaagCAACAGCGCTACAACAAGTTGCAGGTTGTGGCCACATCTCGTGCAGATGTTGATCTAAAGCTGACTGTTGAGCTAGACAGTGCTGCATTTAAGCTAAAAGAAGCAAATGCTTCTGTTGGAGCTGAGAATGCTGACACCAACACAATGCTTCAAAACCTAACTGATGAGGTGCGTAAGCTTGAGTCATATCTTCCCCAGCCAGAAGTTAAGCAAAAAGGAGACCCTGTAGTTCAGTCAAAAGCCTCTACTTCCCAGAGGTCCAATGTCCTCCTCTCTCAGCTGTCCTTGGATCCCTATCTGCATCAGGAGGAGCTCAACACTAAAACACTTGCAACTTTCACACAAAAGCATTTTTTCCAGGGCATTTCAGGCATTGTTGAAACATCCTGCTCTGAGCATTTCCAGGTTCTTGACCTCAGTTCTTGTGAAGATGAAGAGTTGAAAAAGAATGAGCATGAGGGTAGAGAAAGGGAGGACTGTGTAATTGAGCGTaggaggacagagatggctagaCTTCAGTGGTCACACATTGTGGCTCAGCATCAACTGATGCAGGCAATGGCAGAAGAGAAAAGTGTTGAGGCTGCACTGGACTGGCTCTCAGAAAAGGCTTGTCATACTAAG AGCATTTCCACTTCCTCCTCACTGCATGTTCGTGAAGTTGTGTCCAAAAAGGAGTTGCAGGCTGTTGAGGCTGAGCTGGAAGCCCTGCTTCATGGACCAGTACCTGCAGCTCTCAGGGAGTCAGCCAGGCTCCTTAATGTTCCAGTAGTGAGGGGAGACTTGGCTCTGCAAGTGGCCAGGCAAGACTACTACACTTCCATACAGGACCAG GTACGCGACTACTTACTCCGTCAGAAAGCATCCTTTGACCTGGTCCTTCTGGCTCAGGAGATGGAGTTGAGGAGATGGAAAACGTGTCAGAAGCAGCTGAGAGAAGTTGCTTGCAGACTGGTGAAGGAAGGTGAAGCGGCAACTATAAGAACTGCGTCTTTGGCACACCCAGACCTAGCAATCAACCCGAGGCCCAACCCCATCATCAGCTCCAAGGATGCTGCATTCAGCAG ACTGCTCCACATCCTTGACCATGATTCTGATCATGGTAGATCAGAGCCTTTTCGAACATTTGAGGCACTGGATCAGGCTGCCCGCGATCTGGCAAACAACCTCCAGTCCACCCGGGATTCGCTAGCTGTTGCCTCCCGTGAGCAGCGCTACACTGCAGCACGTCTTTATGGTGACTGTGAAGCACTCCACAGGGCCATGTACACAGAGCTCCAGCAGCTGGTCTTAGGGCCGCAGGTATGTCCAACGGCCATTACTGACCAGGAGCTCCTTTGCCCCAATGCACAG GAGCTGACGCTGAAGCTCGTAGAGGTAGAGTCTCAGCTGCAGAATCTGCAACAAACAATGCAAGAAATTCTTGGAGAAGTCAAAGCCAAGCTCTCTCAACTAGAGCGTAATGCTCTTCTAAGGCGGGAGAGGGAATTATATGTCTACTTCCACTTGGATGCCCGGCTGCTGCAGAAAATGGTGGAAGATCTGGAAGGCAAAATGGCCAAGAGGGGGCAGCAGTAA